The Osmerus eperlanus chromosome 7, fOsmEpe2.1, whole genome shotgun sequence genome includes a region encoding these proteins:
- the LOC134023256 gene encoding transmembrane protein 65-like, translating to MLPCLHRAVRPALTLRSGTIFRGLRGTTTVRETFPTMLVQSCNMGTHPHKDPMEPLTSPQGARDFICNLHPTERTCLLRELHKFESIAIAQGTLEVLPPTSAQLKYVILHNAIPFVGFGFLDNAIMIVAGTQIELSIGVILGISTMAAAALGNLVSDLAGLGLAGYVEALACRLGMRIPDLSPKQVDMWQTRVSSHSGKAIGVGIGCILGMFPLLFFKDEEKKKDKKDAETSSADSRSSN from the exons ATGCTACCGTGCCTGCACAGAGCCGTACGGCCCGCTCTCACGCTTAGATCGGGTACCATCTTTAGAGGACTCCGCGGGACAACAACGGTCCGTGAAACCTTTCCAACGATGCTTGTGCAAAGCTGTAACATGGGCACACATCCGCACAAAGACCCGATGGAGCCCTTGACGTCACCACAGGGAgccagagactttatttgcaatCTTCATCCGACCGAACGCACGTGCCTGCTTAGAGAACTTCACAAGTTCGAGTCTATTGCAATAGCTCAAG GGACACTGGAAGTGTTGCCCCCAACCTCAGCTCAGCTCAAATATG TTATCCTCCACAACGCCATTCCCTTTGTGGGGTTTGGTTTCCTGGACAACGCCATCATGATCGTTGCT GGAACACAAATTGAGTTGTCCATTGGAGTGATTCTAGGGATTTCAACCATGGCAG CTGCCGCTCTAGGAAACCTCGTGTCGGACCTGGCTGGACTTGG GCTTGCAGGGTATGTGGAGGCACTGGCCTGTCGACTGGGCATGCGGATCCCAGATCTGAGCCCCAAGCAGGTGGACATGTGGCAGACCAGAGTCAGCTCTCACTCA GGTAAAGCTATCGGAGTGGGAATCGGATGCATCCTAGGCatgttccccctcctcttcttcaaagacgaggagaaaaaaaaagataaaaaagaTGCAGAGACCTCCTCCGCCGACAGCAGAAGCAGCAACTAA